One Paenarthrobacter aurescens TC1 DNA window includes the following coding sequences:
- the fepC gene encoding ferric enterobactin transport ATP-binding protein (identified by match to protein family HMM PF00005; match to protein family HMM PF02463) translates to MSLTTAAPQLHADALTIGYEQRIISENLNVRIPEGQFTVIVGPNACGKSTLLRALARLIKPKSGQVLLDGKSVTSLPAKELARRLGLLPQSSIAPDGITVADLVARGRYPHQKLLRQWSESDEIAVVEAMEATGVSSLSGRLVDELSGGQRQRVWVAMVLAQQTPLMLLDEPTTFLDIAHQIELLELFRELNLDKGHTLVAVLHDLNHASRYADHIIAMKDGAVAAEGAPADVITESLVEEVFGMACRIIDDPVTHTPLVVPLGRPRHSAVTD, encoded by the coding sequence ATGAGCCTCACCACTGCCGCGCCGCAGCTCCACGCCGACGCGTTGACCATCGGCTACGAGCAACGCATCATCTCCGAGAACCTCAATGTGCGCATCCCCGAGGGGCAGTTCACGGTGATCGTGGGGCCCAACGCCTGCGGTAAGTCCACGCTGCTGCGCGCCCTCGCACGGCTGATCAAGCCCAAGAGCGGGCAGGTGCTGCTGGACGGGAAATCTGTGACATCGCTGCCTGCTAAGGAACTTGCCCGGCGTCTGGGTCTCCTCCCGCAGTCGTCCATCGCCCCCGACGGCATTACCGTGGCGGACCTGGTGGCGCGTGGCCGGTACCCGCACCAGAAGCTGCTCCGGCAATGGTCTGAGTCCGATGAGATTGCCGTGGTTGAGGCGATGGAGGCCACCGGCGTTTCGTCGTTATCCGGGCGGCTGGTGGACGAACTGTCCGGAGGCCAGCGGCAGCGAGTGTGGGTGGCCATGGTCCTCGCCCAGCAGACCCCGCTCATGCTCCTGGACGAGCCAACCACGTTCCTTGATATCGCCCACCAGATCGAGCTGTTGGAACTCTTCCGCGAGCTCAACCTGGACAAGGGCCACACCCTTGTTGCCGTGCTGCACGACCTCAACCACGCCAGCCGCTACGCAGACCACATCATCGCCATGAAGGACGGTGCCGTTGCCGCCGAGGGCGCTCCCGCGGACGTGATCACTGAGTCGCTGGTGGAAGAAGTGTTCGGCATGGCCTGCCGGATCATTGACGACCCCGTGACGCACACGCCGCTGGTGGTCCCGCTGGGCAGGCCGCGGCACTCAGCCGTTACGGACTAA
- the fepD gene encoding ferric enterobactin transport protein (identified by match to protein family HMM PF01032), giving the protein MVPCCVPTDGVMSQLTAPAPKPRHGGPATVALPANSAAPRSGVVNKSRWRILFLVLAAAVLLGAAILSLGVGAKFIPASTVLEAFTNPQDTADHAIILQNRLPRTLMGIAVGVALGVAGALIQAITRNPLADPGILGVNAGASFAIVIAIGVFGIGSLSGYMWFAFIGAILTTAAVYVIGTSGRNVVNPIRLTLAGVALGAVLTGIGSGLTLLNPKAFDHLRSWSIGSLDTRSMESVVTVAPFMGVGLLVALFCVRGLNAVALGDDLATSLGANVNRTRILGVVAITLLSGAATAGAGAIGFVGLMIPHVARWIVGPDQRWIMATTVILSPILLLVSDVVGRVAAPGELQVGVVTAFIGAPVLITLARRRKVSGL; this is encoded by the coding sequence ATGGTCCCCTGTTGTGTCCCCACTGACGGCGTTATGTCCCAACTGACCGCCCCCGCGCCCAAGCCGCGCCACGGCGGGCCAGCCACCGTCGCCCTCCCGGCCAACAGCGCGGCCCCACGTTCCGGCGTCGTCAATAAGTCCCGCTGGCGGATCCTCTTCCTGGTCCTTGCCGCGGCAGTCCTCTTGGGCGCCGCGATCCTAAGTCTGGGCGTGGGAGCCAAATTCATCCCGGCGTCAACAGTCCTTGAAGCGTTCACCAACCCCCAGGACACGGCGGATCACGCCATCATCCTTCAGAATCGGCTGCCGCGTACTCTGATGGGCATCGCCGTCGGGGTTGCCCTGGGCGTAGCCGGCGCGCTCATCCAAGCCATCACGCGGAATCCCCTGGCAGATCCCGGCATCCTGGGCGTCAACGCGGGCGCTTCCTTTGCCATCGTGATCGCCATTGGCGTCTTTGGGATCGGCTCTCTCAGTGGCTACATGTGGTTCGCCTTTATTGGCGCCATCCTGACCACTGCTGCCGTGTACGTGATTGGCACCTCCGGCAGGAACGTGGTGAACCCTATCCGGCTGACGCTCGCGGGTGTTGCCTTGGGTGCGGTCCTCACAGGTATTGGCTCCGGACTCACCCTCCTGAACCCCAAGGCCTTCGATCACCTGCGCTCGTGGAGCATCGGCTCGTTGGACACACGGAGCATGGAGTCGGTGGTGACCGTGGCGCCGTTCATGGGCGTGGGCTTGCTGGTGGCGCTGTTCTGCGTCCGCGGGCTCAATGCCGTGGCACTGGGCGACGACCTCGCCACGTCCCTCGGCGCCAACGTCAACCGGACGCGCATCCTGGGCGTCGTGGCCATCACCCTCCTCAGCGGAGCCGCAACAGCCGGTGCCGGTGCAATTGGTTTTGTGGGGCTCATGATTCCGCACGTAGCCCGCTGGATCGTGGGACCGGACCAGCGCTGGATCATGGCCACCACAGTGATCCTCTCCCCCATCCTGCTCCTGGTGTCGGATGTTGTGGGCAGGGTTGCCGCACCAGGTGAGCTCCAGGTTGGCGTGGTGACGGCGTTCATCGGCGCGCCGGTGCTTATCACCTTGGCGCGGCGTCGGAAAGTGAGTGGGCTGTGA
- a CDS encoding putative ABC-type Fe3+ transport system (identified by match to protein family HMM PF01497) encodes MKNDDFEVQPRKASPRRKSAVRKLAMKVAGAAVAVGLLAGCGTSGGSGSTAGNADVATGGSKFTTADQETAKLGTDAAPGVFPRTLKHANGETTLEKKPTRVVVLDTGELDDVVTLGITPVGMATTEGANPVPTYLADKVKDVESVGTIQDLNLEAIAALKPDLILGSQLRADKLYKQLSAIAPTVFSIRPGFPWKENFLLVGKSLGEEDKAVKALNDYQTAADALKADVKGDPKISLVRFLPGKIRLYANKSLIGVILKDAGLARPENQDIDELAAEISAENIEQGDADWIFYSSYGDPAATGETSVVEGAVWPKLGAVKAGQAKSVSDDVWFLGLGPTGAQLILKDLRSMLVS; translated from the coding sequence GTGAAAAATGACGATTTTGAAGTACAGCCGCGCAAGGCCTCCCCTCGTCGCAAATCTGCAGTGCGCAAGCTTGCCATGAAGGTGGCCGGCGCTGCCGTGGCGGTGGGTCTCCTCGCGGGCTGCGGCACCAGTGGTGGCTCCGGCTCCACCGCCGGCAACGCCGATGTTGCCACGGGTGGTTCCAAGTTCACTACCGCGGACCAGGAAACGGCCAAGCTCGGCACGGACGCTGCCCCCGGCGTCTTCCCCCGCACCCTCAAGCACGCCAACGGTGAGACCACCCTGGAGAAGAAGCCCACCCGCGTTGTGGTCCTCGACACCGGTGAGTTGGACGACGTCGTGACCCTTGGCATCACCCCGGTAGGCATGGCTACCACCGAAGGCGCCAACCCTGTCCCCACCTACCTGGCCGACAAGGTCAAAGACGTGGAGTCGGTGGGCACCATCCAGGACCTCAACCTGGAAGCGATCGCTGCGCTGAAGCCGGACCTGATCCTGGGCAGCCAGCTCCGTGCTGACAAGCTGTACAAGCAACTGTCCGCCATCGCTCCCACGGTCTTCAGCATCCGCCCCGGCTTCCCGTGGAAGGAAAACTTCCTCCTGGTGGGCAAGTCCCTGGGCGAGGAAGACAAGGCCGTCAAGGCGCTCAACGACTACCAAACAGCAGCAGACGCCCTCAAGGCAGACGTGAAGGGCGACCCCAAGATCTCCCTGGTGCGCTTCCTGCCGGGCAAGATCCGCCTGTACGCAAACAAATCGCTGATCGGCGTCATCTTGAAGGATGCCGGCCTTGCCCGTCCGGAGAACCAGGACATTGATGAACTCGCTGCCGAGATTTCGGCCGAGAACATTGAACAAGGCGACGCCGACTGGATCTTCTACAGCAGCTACGGTGATCCCGCAGCAACCGGAGAAACCTCCGTGGTTGAAGGTGCCGTATGGCCCAAGCTCGGCGCAGTGAAAGCCGGGCAGGCAAAGTCAGTCAGCGACGACGTCTGGTTCCTCGGCCTCGGCCCCACCGGTGCGCAGCTGATCCTGAAGGACCTCCGCAGCATGCTGGTCAGCTAA
- the fepG gene encoding ferric enterobactin transport system, permease component (identified by match to protein family HMM PF01032): MSRLEPGRLEAGARVDFGRPTALVRNRTLSVRFDVRSILVCIPLVLAALTVAVVSLATGDYDVSVPQVLQAFTGDAPGLAQTIIMEWRLPRVLSALVFGAALGMSGGIFQSMTRNPLGSPDIIGFNTGAYTGALIVMLTVGGGYLGVAVGALVGGILTALAVYLLAYRRGSQGFRLIIVGIGISAMLAALNHWLILQAELEAALAAAVWGAGTLNGITWEQAAPAAVVVVVVGLSTLAVARRMQLLEMGDDAARALGVRAEPTRLLLLILGVALTAAVTAVAGPIAFVALAAPQLARRLTRSAGITLVPSAVMGAFLLVASDLAAQRLFAPIQLPVGVVTVCIGGIYLVWLLAKEARKS, encoded by the coding sequence GTGAGTCGCCTCGAACCCGGCCGTTTGGAAGCCGGGGCCCGCGTCGACTTCGGCCGGCCTACTGCCTTGGTGCGCAACCGTACTCTGAGCGTCCGGTTCGATGTCCGCAGCATCCTCGTCTGCATACCACTTGTTCTGGCAGCGCTAACCGTGGCCGTCGTTTCGCTCGCAACGGGCGACTACGACGTCTCCGTGCCACAAGTCCTGCAGGCCTTTACAGGCGATGCGCCGGGACTGGCCCAAACCATCATCATGGAGTGGCGCCTCCCCCGCGTTCTTTCGGCACTTGTGTTCGGCGCGGCCCTGGGAATGAGCGGTGGCATCTTCCAATCCATGACCCGCAACCCGCTGGGCAGCCCGGACATCATCGGCTTCAACACCGGGGCGTATACGGGAGCCTTGATCGTGATGCTGACCGTTGGCGGCGGCTACCTTGGCGTCGCGGTGGGAGCCCTTGTTGGCGGAATCCTCACAGCGCTGGCCGTGTACCTGCTCGCCTACCGTCGCGGCTCCCAAGGTTTCCGGCTCATCATCGTGGGCATCGGCATCAGCGCGATGCTGGCCGCCTTGAACCACTGGCTGATCCTGCAAGCGGAACTGGAGGCTGCTTTGGCGGCAGCTGTCTGGGGAGCCGGGACCCTCAACGGCATCACCTGGGAGCAAGCGGCGCCTGCCGCCGTCGTGGTTGTTGTGGTTGGCTTGTCCACGCTGGCAGTGGCGCGTCGGATGCAGCTTCTGGAAATGGGCGACGACGCCGCCCGCGCCTTGGGCGTCCGGGCAGAACCGACCCGTTTGCTGTTGCTGATCCTGGGCGTCGCGTTGACGGCAGCCGTCACCGCCGTGGCCGGACCCATCGCGTTCGTTGCCCTGGCCGCACCGCAGCTTGCCCGTCGGCTGACCCGGAGTGCCGGCATCACCCTGGTCCCCTCCGCGGTGATGGGCGCGTTCCTCCTGGTGGCCAGCGACCTCGCGGCACAGCGCTTGTTTGCTCCGATCCAACTGCCCGTGGGTGTTGTGACCGTGTGCATCGGCGGTATCTACCTCGTCTGGCTGCTGGCCAAGGAAGCAAGGAAATCATGA
- the fbaA gene encoding fructose-bisphosphate aldolase, class II (identified by match to protein family HMM PF01116; match to protein family HMM TIGR00167; match to protein family HMM TIGR01520), with the protein MPIATPEIYSEMIDRAKAGGFAFPAVNVTSSQTLNAAICGFAEAESDGIIQVSTGGAAYWSGASIKDMVAGSLGFAAFAREVAKNYNVNIALHTDHCPQDKLADFVLPLLAASEEAVKAGKDPIFNSHMWDGSHEALPENLRIGRELLERAAAAKIILEVEIGTVGGEEDGVENEINEKLYTTTEDALATIEALGAGENGRYLTALTFGNVHGVYKPGNVKLRPELLKQIQSEVGAKIGKENPFDLVFHGGSGSTEQEIADAVSYGVIKMNIDTDTQYAFTRPVAGHMFSNYDGVLKVDGEMGNKKTYDPRVWGASAEAGMAARIVEAAQQLGSVGKTF; encoded by the coding sequence ATGCCCATTGCAACCCCAGAGATTTACTCCGAGATGATCGACCGCGCAAAGGCTGGCGGATTCGCTTTCCCCGCGGTCAACGTGACGTCGTCGCAGACTCTGAACGCTGCGATCTGCGGTTTCGCCGAGGCCGAATCCGACGGCATCATCCAGGTTTCCACCGGTGGCGCAGCCTACTGGTCCGGCGCCTCTATCAAGGACATGGTTGCCGGTTCCCTCGGCTTCGCCGCGTTCGCCCGCGAAGTTGCCAAGAACTACAACGTCAACATCGCCCTCCACACGGACCACTGCCCGCAGGACAAGCTGGCGGACTTCGTCCTCCCGCTGCTGGCCGCTTCCGAGGAAGCCGTCAAGGCCGGCAAGGACCCGATCTTCAACTCGCACATGTGGGACGGCTCGCACGAGGCCCTCCCCGAAAACCTGCGCATCGGCCGTGAACTGCTGGAACGCGCCGCAGCTGCCAAGATCATCCTCGAAGTTGAAATCGGCACCGTCGGCGGCGAAGAGGACGGCGTTGAGAACGAAATCAACGAGAAGCTCTACACCACCACCGAAGACGCCCTCGCCACCATTGAGGCCCTCGGTGCCGGCGAAAACGGCCGCTACCTCACCGCGCTGACCTTCGGAAACGTGCACGGCGTGTACAAGCCGGGCAACGTGAAGCTCCGCCCGGAACTGCTCAAGCAGATCCAGTCCGAGGTTGGCGCCAAGATCGGCAAGGAAAACCCGTTCGACCTCGTGTTCCACGGCGGCTCGGGCTCCACCGAGCAGGAAATCGCTGACGCCGTTTCCTACGGTGTCATCAAGATGAACATCGACACCGATACCCAGTACGCGTTCACCCGCCCGGTTGCCGGACACATGTTCTCCAACTACGACGGCGTCCTCAAGGTCGACGGAGAAATGGGCAACAAGAAGACCTATGACCCCCGCGTCTGGGGCGCTTCGGCAGAGGCCGGCATGGCCGCGCGCATCGTCGAAGCCGCTCAGCAGCTCGGATCGGTTGGCAAGACCTTCTAA